A part of Acidobacteriota bacterium genomic DNA contains:
- a CDS encoding cytochrome c: protein MTRKLIATLVLSLGVALIGYTFSSTQTVMAEQTGKKNEQGQKLFMQYCATCHGADAKGNGPTAKVLKKAPADLTKIEKVDGKFPKIKVQRIISGDDMLDSHGSRDMPVWGSVLRQKVGHGFAQLEIYNLTNYLESIQN, encoded by the coding sequence ATGACACGAAAACTGATTGCGACATTGGTTTTGAGCCTGGGAGTGGCGTTGATAGGATATACATTCTCCTCGACGCAAACTGTGATGGCTGAACAAACCGGCAAGAAAAACGAGCAAGGCCAGAAACTGTTTATGCAATACTGCGCCACTTGCCACGGCGCTGACGCCAAAGGCAATGGCCCAACCGCCAAGGTGCTGAAGAAAGCCCCGGCGGATTTGACGAAAATCGAAAAGGTAGACGGTAAATTCCCGAAGATCAAAGTGCAACGAATCATTTCCGGAGACGACATGCTGGATTCACATGGTTCCAGAGACATGCCCGTGTGGGGCAGCGTCCTGCGGCAAAAGGTCGGACATGGATTCGCGCAACTGGAAATTTACAACCTGACCAACTACCTGGAATCCATTCAGAATTAA